The DNA region CACCATTAACTGCGTCAATCGGTTCCAACGCAAAAAATCCCTATGGACCATCGAAGATGAAATCCGCGATCAATTACACACCTTATTAGGCATTAAAACCGTCGAAGTTTATGATTTTGGTGCAACACCTATGAGTTCGATTAAAGCGCCACTGGACGTTCGTATCACATCCAGTGATTTTGAAAACTTACCCGAAATGGCCGAGAAAGTTGCACAAGCACTGGCGCCTATAAAAGGATTAACCAGTATTACCCAAAGCTGGGCAAGTGATTTTAATGAATTAAAAGTCGATATAGATACCAATAAAGCACTGAGTTATGGGCTAACACCGGCAGCCATTGCCGAACAAATACCCATCAACGGTCGGATATTATCTATGAGCGGCAGCTTATCATCAATGTCAACTCAGTACGTTCGCTTGTACCTTAAAGGAAGTTTTAGTGAGGATATCCAAAGTCTAAAATCGATGTTGATCCAAACACCCGCTGGTGATGAATTACCGCTAACAGCATTAGCGACAATCAGTAATAATCTGACCCAGGCAAAAATAGAACGTGACCAGATGTTATACAGCATCGATGTTAATGGATTCCGCACAACCCGCCCGGTAACTCATATTACTAGCGATGCCATCGAAGCACTAAAAACTGTGAATACAGCTGGTTACAATGTTACCCAGCAAGGCGACATTATATCCTTAAATGACAGCTTTACCCGTATGATCAAAGCTATCGCAACAGGTATCGTTATTTTAGCCATCACACTTATCGTCATTTATCGCTCAGTTGGGCTCGGCCTAATCATGATAGTGGTCTTGCCACTATCCCTCATCGGCGCCTCATGGGGCATGTTATTGTTTGACAAACCCAGCTGTATGCCAAGCTTAATCGGTATCTTACTGCTGTTTGGGATCATCATTAAAAACGCAGTATTACTGGTCGATTTCTATCAAGACTTTAGGAAAAAAGAATCGCCATTTGAAAGTGCCGTTGAAAGTGTCCGTGTCCGATTCCGTCCGGTAATGATGACCGCTTTTGGCACCATAGCCGGTATGATCCCTATTGCACTAGAACAAGCCGTTGGCCTAGAACGTTTATCACCACTGGCAGATGTCGCCATCGGCGGGCTTATAGTAGGTACCTTACTCACCCTAGTGTATGTACCAATGTTTGCATACGGATTCGATAGGGATAAATAACCACCTCATATTTCATAAGTGAATTTTTTTAACCCATTAATGCGTTTTATATCGTTTGTCGGTTGTCGCCCTTTTCACTAAAGTTCACCTGTAGCGCGGCGCTACCTCAATCACTTAAGGATCGACATCATGAAAAAGAGCATCGTTAATGGCCTAATTTGTGCCACATTAGTACTGACAGCATCAACAAGTGTTATGGCTGACGAACAAACTTCGAAAACCACTAGTAATGCCTACAAAATGGTATTAATTGAAGATGTGCCTGGCGTTGATGCATTACAATTTGGTGATGTTAAAGAAGGACTAACAGCAACACTATCGGCCAGTAAATTTGCTGTGGATGAGTATTCTCGCAATGTGAACTTATGCGCAGGATATATAAAATTAGCAGATATGGAAAAAGCTGAAAAAGCCTGTAGTGCAGCAGTGAAAAGTGCGCGTACTCAACCAGCAATCCCATCTATGACAGTTCGCGCTTATGCTTATAACAATCGTGGTGTGATGAAGTTAATGAGTCATGACAGCTTAGGGGCTTTAGCAGACTTTAAACATGCCGCAGAAGTCGATAACAACGGTATATATCAACATAATGTAGAACGTTTAGAAGCCGCTTTAAATAGCGATCAAAACGGAATGATGTAATTGGAATTAGACAAAAAAACCATTATGGTTAACGCTAATCAACCAACAAAATCCCCCAGAGCACTCGAGTCAGTGCGAACAATAGACAGGTAAATGAATACCACACCTGTCTATTGTTATTTATAAGGTAACTTTACTCATACTTATTTCGTTATGATATAGCCCATTAGACACTCTTACTGAAATGTTATGATTTAATCTTAAAGTCTTTTTGTTTATCTGAAATAGCCATAATAGCCATAGTGACAAATACCGCAAATAATCCCCATAATTGTAACCATTTAGGCATTACAGCCAACCATCCTGAACCTAATTGACCGAGTTCAATCATGCCCATAATAGCGGGAATAGCGGGAATAGCCTGAGAAGCTAACACTAATGGTTGCGGTATTAATTCAACTGGCCACACAAATCCAGACACAAATAAAATCGGCATCGACACCAGCAAATACAATTGAGTGGGTAATTCTCGACGGTAAAAATAACTGCTGAGATAAATACCTAACGCCGCTGTTGCAAGTAAAAAAGGCAACATAAAAAGACCTACTTCAAGCACAGTGGCAACCACGTTGACTTTGTACCAATAGAAGCAATAACCTAAGTAGTAGCTACTAAATAGCGCGTAAATCATCATAAAAACACTCAGCCTTGCCAGAACCAAAGTCACTGGGCGCACTTGTTGCCAATATCCAGGTTTACGCCATTGACTGGCACCCAAAATACCCGTACCAATGAGTAATGTTTGATGCAGAATTAATAAAAATAAACCCGGTACTACATAGGGGGTGTAACCCAAACTTGGGTTAAAAGCGGGTACAGAGTTAAGACTAATAGAGTTAATAGCCTGCTGGGCAAGCTCGGGGTTTTGCCCTCGGGCCAGTAAACCGATTAATTGCACTTGTTTGCTGGCATCAATACCCGCATTAAGTAATCCCTCAACAACGGCAGCATAGATTAAAAAGTAACTTGCATCACCGCCGTAGCTTAATGTTGCGCCTTTGCCTAACATTAAATCCCGCCTAAAATTAGGCGGAATAACCAATAAACCGTGCGCTTTACCCTCTTCAATCCACGTTTGAGCTTGAGCAATACTACTTACATTAGTGAGTATTTTTATCTTAGCACTGGCATCGGCATGACGGATCAATAGTCGACTGAGTGAAGAATTATCTTGGTCAACCACCACAACAGGTTGTTCTGTTGGCACTTCGTATAAATACGGTGATGGATAAAGTATTGAGTAAAACAATACCCCGCCAAACAATGTCGTCATAATCGCTTTATCGGTCAATATGGCTTTGCATTCTGCAACGATTAACTGCCAGAAGTTCATCTATTCACCTCTGGATCCATTAGAACATCGACTTGAGCCTGTTCAGGGATTTTTTGTGCATAGCGCCCTAACACATAAAGCAAAGGCAGTAACAGTAAAAAGCCCCAATAAGATCCCATTTGGGTCAAC from Shewanella polaris includes:
- a CDS encoding ABC transporter permease produces the protein MNFWQLIVAECKAILTDKAIMTTLFGGVLFYSILYPSPYLYEVPTEQPVVVVDQDNSSLSRLLIRHADASAKIKILTNVSSIAQAQTWIEEGKAHGLLVIPPNFRRDLMLGKGATLSYGGDASYFLIYAAVVEGLLNAGIDASKQVQLIGLLARGQNPELAQQAINSISLNSVPAFNPSLGYTPYVVPGLFLLILHQTLLIGTGILGASQWRKPGYWQQVRPVTLVLARLSVFMMIYALFSSYYLGYCFYWYKVNVVATVLEVGLFMLPFLLATAALGIYLSSYFYRRELPTQLYLLVSMPILFVSGFVWPVELIPQPLVLASQAIPAIPAIMGMIELGQLGSGWLAVMPKWLQLWGLFAVFVTMAIMAISDKQKDFKIKS